One genomic segment of Hydra vulgaris chromosome 14, alternate assembly HydraT2T_AEP includes these proteins:
- the LOC136090853 gene encoding deoxyuridine 5'-triphosphate nucleotidohydrolase-like — MWIDTEFNTSVALLPYINELFNKALNEKDFKPFEFYYYWFGHCELLNTGVYMDLMEPDLVGHIYSKSGVAFNYGVVMLNSPGIIDADYKDEIKVLLMNHSKEEYIINPGDAVA, encoded by the exons atgtggATTGATACTGAATTTAATACTAGTGTGGCTTTATTGCCCTAtattaatgaactttttaataaagcattaaACGAAAAGGATTTTAAACcgtttgaattttattattattggtttGGACACTGTGAACTTT TAAACACTGGAGTTTATATGGATTTAATGGAACCAGATTTAGTAGGACACATATATTCAAAATCAGGTGTGGCTTTTAATTATGGAGTGGTTATGTTGAATTCTCCAGGAATAATAGACGCTGATTATAAAGATGAAATTAAAGTGTTATTGATGAATCATTCAAAAGaagaatatattattaatcCTGGAGATGCTGTTGCTTAA